The proteins below come from a single Epinephelus moara isolate mb chromosome 19, YSFRI_EMoa_1.0, whole genome shotgun sequence genomic window:
- the cfap43 gene encoding cilia- and flagella-associated protein 43 yields MDDFGSLEVRWIQGFTNKTIEFVDNKTICYTCGSHICFLNLETTKQSVFKSPGRGIGALTANGNNGTFAFSEEKLSPSIFVYVFPELQLKNELKGTAQLDYTSLTLSDGGPYLGCCSSLPDHTITVWNWESAEPICTQPQVGQGVITLVFNPLNWLQLCALGTTSLTVWNIEKSASFHVLKPSVIELPATDGSFVERLVPTSHTASDTVPYFGPEMPPSAISGLRGDKAECIMTKLCTKARLTPTAICWTATSELYVGCAEGFLLLVDPESLSVSVLFNPTTVDAIPELRQSSFQSLTLNKNGLIAVGKESVVHCLQIKETKISITQTWQLEGPVTKVMCSPDYETLLLSSNTGQIYMLNPAQSDEIVKVLDVLSGNFVAAALSHIDENICVSVRDPGQLQLWSADGICLGSLSLQAEVTSLACCPIAQYAAVGTVSGSVLFIDLNRAQQPRLVHRIHLYHTPVDHLVFDQEGHYLFTSASDSHIYVLDARPSKRFSVIGYTVVPGPILSLSTQCIRDCEQVKVLALCTGQKGKSHDGSLLTLLSLPVRDLTGPDCVDRHGCLSPHILKVSRYEVPHPLTSCVLGDSEVFAYCHKRKTLQHFRLPQDTDGLSSQQVVQLKPEQEVRGHPLGPASPILSPHQLWLASVGQDGLLRIRETASMGRYTELQCHSWRLGGVGSVSFSADSQTLLTAGFKDGSLVCADLRLKGVKAGKVNEATEYSQSMDHFLKTIINTENPVLINLPEWDQGSPAGTEKPAESEVSGGAQTVDVTEQDESYNSLLSAPPSHPTWLESRREAVMKEENEQYSETKKKLRKSLKELRDTIQEMMRENENDPDAERLEQQEFNLNIEEQKRLEEQEVTHVRTEVEWEILSKWYLRDVLQRECWDSLKVKGKAIKAFHSDHEVKNYPLKERTGKELEDLRRVQNTRKNEEAACTQSSVKKTSNTVSANEDKLGEEGHEAESAAVTGSFTAKLGYSNPYIYNQFCLQTTEQKINQIILLQDVIYNIKTSFNTEFDAVHKQKVQELNRVRDRNRHIRDIMLKLDMNEKLWEPSLTISEQPKRLLTVDDSEIKAEKFLTPEKKEEERKKLEEQKRLAAEGDEVRDRALDDMMDGVLEVKKEDILKMEIPLPEFVLSKPDSQWTEEEKKAFKENEKKSKDLSEEKEKYKKSLENEMKKLQASNRDATKKLDDTLTKLFEKKMKCEMAIYQEELKITYLVYSVLTEDEMRNRELELKLKLEKMLAYKDEIAEEVKRHEEEVELFQEAYDSLVAEDKVLDKEFRREFFDVPSNVVDQLYKSFKRRPRVQKIKTQTDNNSSPFKNQRLCGSLAPDALGKMLKAVEELDTPENVPAGLSPLIWERFRLVRKAKIESEHKIKVKALTIAEMHAFLQKKRDEENAALQEIKNLSDGLESLHKEKHRFLMDIMVQVLLKQGQVEVSTTDLTPDYTASVLLHMSVVEDLNKTIRTLGEQKVASMVECKDIRKGFIQLQWEDRMMRMQIEDLNTKARDIQKLRLSERQREYLSKTDQNSRVSKQVSTLEKEMDFQEKTHLKYVQHRIKNIKQIKRQAAMKAKKNKTVEEQLPDMQMTVAERRHVCKATASEENKAAKTEERYREIVQRKNLADFAREQAEDLAFLWAEVERLRMKNFPSLDQLKHN; encoded by the exons ATGGATGACTTTGGAAGTCTAGAAGTCAG GTGGATTCAAGGTTTTACAAACAAGACCATCGAGTTTGTCGACAACAAAACAATATGTTACACATGTGGAAGTCATATCTGTTTCCTGAACCTggagacaacaaaacaaagtgtgtttaaGAGTCCTGGCAGAGGCATCGGTGCACTGACAGCCAATGGCAACAATGGGACCTTTGCTTTCTCTGAGGAAAAACTATCCCCATCtatatttgtgtatgttttcCCTGAGTTGCAGTTGAAGAATGAACTCAAAG gaACAGCACAACTGGACTACACATCTCTGACATTAAGTGATGGTGGTCCGTATTTGGGCTGTTGTTCCTCTCTTCCAGACCACACCATAACAGTGTG GAACTGGGAAAGCGCTGAGCCCATTTGTACACAACCACAAGTTGGGCAGGGTGTCATTACTTTGGTTTTCAACCCTCTGAATTGGCTCCAGCTCTGTGCTCTGGGCACTACATCCCTCACTGTCTGGAATATTGAGAAGAGTGCCAGCTTTCATGTCCTGAAACCAAG TGTGATTGAGCTTCCAGCAACTGATGGTTCTTTTGTTGAGCGATTGGTGCCCACCTCTCATACTGCCAGCGACACAGTGCCCTATTTTGGTCCTGAGATGCCTCCCTCAGCCATCTCAGGGCTCAGGGGAGACAAGGCAGAATGCATTATG ACTAAACTGTGTACCAAGGCCAGGCTCACtcctactgccatctgctggacaGCCACATCAGAGCTTTACGTGGGCTGTGCGGAAGGCTTTCTGCTCCTTGTTGACCCAGAGAGTCTCTCTGTCTCGGTCCTCTTCAACCCCACTA CTGTTGATGCCATTCCTGAACTCAGACAGAGCAGCTTCCAAAGTTTAACCCTTAACAAGAATGGTTTGATCGCTGTGGGAAAG GAGAGTGTGGTGCACTGCCTGCAAATCAAAGAGACCAAGATCAGCATCACACAAACATGGCAATTAGAAGGACCTGTCACAAAAGTGATGTGCTCCCCTGACTATGAAACATTACTTTTATCTTCTAATACT GGGCAAATTTATATGTTGAACCCAGCCCAGTCAGATGAGATTGTGAAAGTCCTGGATGTTCTCAGCGGCAACTTTGTGGCAGCAGCTTTGTCACACATTGACGAGAACATTTGTGTG TCAGTGAGGGATCCGGGACAACTGCAGCTGTGGTCCGCAGATGGCATTTGCCTTGGTTCTTTGTCTCTTCAAGCTGAG GTGACAAGTCTGGCCTGCTGTCCTATTGCACAATACGCAGCTGTGGGAACGGTTTCAGGAAGTGTCCTCTTTATTGACCTGAACAGGGCGCAGCAACCTCGCCTGGTGCACCGTATTCATCTCTACCACACTCCTGTGGATCACCTAGT TTTTGATCAAGAGGGGCACTATCTTTTCACCAGTGCCTCAGATTCACACATCTATGTACTAGATGCAAGGCCATCAAAGAGGTTTTCAGTCATAGGATACACAG TTGTTCCTGGACCCATTTTGTCACTTTCCACTCAGTGCATCAGGGACTGTGAGCAGGTGAAAGTTCTTGCACTGTGCACTGGACAGAAGGGCAAAAGTCATGATGGTAGCCTGCTCAcattgctctctctgcctgtgaGGGACCTTACAG GTCCAGATTGTGTAGACCGccatggttgtctgtctcctcACATCCTCAAAGTGTCCAGATATGAAGTGCCTCACCCACTTACGTCCTGTGTACTGGGAGACAGTGAGGTCTTTGCTTACTGCCACAAGAGAAAAACTCTTCAGCACTTTCGGCTTCCTCAG GACACAGACGGCCTCTCCAGTCAACAGGTGGTCCAGCTCAAGCCAGAGCAGGAAGTGAGGGGTCACCCTCTGGGCCCTGCCTCTCCCATCCTGTCTCCACACCAATTATGGCTGGCTTCTGTGGGCCAAGATGGCCTCCTACGCATCCGAGAAACTGCTTCCATG GGGCGGTACACTGAACTGCAGTGTCATTCATGGCGTCTGGGTGGAGTTGGGAGCGTGTCCTTCTCTGCAGACAGCCAGACCCTCCTCACTGCTGGCTTTAAAGATGGCTCTCTTGTGTGTGCTGATCTCAG ACTTAAAGGTGTAAAAGCTGGTAAGGTGAATGAAGCTACTGAGTACAGTCAGTCTATGGATCATTTCTTGAAGACCATAATCAACACAGAGAATCCCGTCCTCATTAACCTGCCTGAGTGGGACCAAGGGTCTCCTGCTGGCACTGAAAAACCAGCGGAAAGTGag GTCAGTGGTGGAGCACAGACTGTGGATGTGACAGAGCAGGATGAGAGTTATAACAGCCTGCTGTCTGCTCCTCCTTCACACCCCACCTGGCTGGAGAGCAGGCGAGAGGCG GTTATGAAAGAAGAGAATGAGCAATATTCTGAGACGAAGAAAAAACTGAGGAAAAGTCTCAAAGAGTTACGTGACACT ATCCAGGAGATGATGCGTGAAAATGAGAACGACCCAGATGCCGAGCGCCTGGAGCAACAGGAGTTCAACCTGAATATTGAGGAGCAGAAGAGACTGGAGGAGCAGGAAGTTACTCAT GTGCGCACTGAAGTGGAATGGGAGATTTTATCAAAATGGTACCTCCGTGATGTCCTACAGAGAGAATGCTGGGATTCTTTGAAGGTCAAAGGCAAGGCCATAAAG GCCTTTCATTCTGACCATGAGGTGAAGAACTACCCTTTGAAGGAGCGAACAGGGAAAGAGCTGGAGGACCTTCGCAGGGTTCAGAATACGAGGAAGAATGAAGAGGCTGCTTGCACC CAGAGCAGCGTAAAGAAAACTTCCAACACAGTGAGTGCGAATGAGGACAAGCTCGGGGAGGAAGGCCACGAGGCAGAAAGTGCTGCTGTAACAGGAAGTTTCACCGCCAAGTTGGGATATTCTAATCCTTACATCTACAATCAGTTCTGCCTGCAGACTACAGAGCAGAAGATCAACCAGATAATTCTGCTACAG GATGTGATTTATAACATCAAGACATCTTTCAACACTGAGTTTGACGCCGTGCACAAGCAGAAGGTGCAGGAGCTGAACCGTGTGAGGGACAGGAACAGACACATCCGGGACATCATGCTGAAGCTGGACATGAATGAGAAGCTGTGGGAGCCCAGCCTGACCATCAGCGAGCAGCCAAAGAGGCTGCTCACAGTGGACGACTCTGAG ATAAAAGCAGAGAAGTTTCTCACCccagagaagaaggaggaggagaggaagaagctgGAGGAGCAAAAACGTCTGGCTGCCGAA GGTGATGAAGTCAGAGACAGGGCTCTGGACGACATGATGGATGGAGTGCTTGAAGTGAAAAAAGAGGACATCTTGAAAATG GAAATACCTCTGCCTGAGTTTGTTTTGAGCAAACCTGACAGCCAGTGgactgaggaggagaagaaagcctttaaagagaatgaaaagaaaagcaaagacctgagtgaggagaaggagaaataCAAAAAG TCactggaaaatgaaatgaaaaaactgCAGGCGTCCAACAGGGATGCAACCAAAAAGTTGGATGACACTTTGACGAAGCTGTTtgagaagaaaatgaaatgtgaaatggCTATTTATCAG GAAGAGCTCAAGATTACCTATCTGGTTTATTCAGTCCTCACAGAAGACGAGATGAGAAACCGAGAGCTGGAGCTCAAGCTCAAacttgaaaaaatgttggcGTACAAG GATGAAATTGCCGAGGAAGTGAAGAGACATGAAGAGGAAGTGGAATTGTTTCAGGAGGCCTATGACAGCCTTGTAGCTGAGGACAAA GTTCTTGACAAAGAATTCAGGAGGGAGTTCTTTGATGTACCAAGCAATGTGGTTGACCAACTATATAAGTCATTCAAGCGTAGACCCAG GGTTCAAAAGATAAAGACCCAGACCGACAACAACTCCAGCCCGTTTAAAAACCAGCGTCTGTGTGGCTCTCTGGCTCCTGATGCACTCGGCAAAATGTTGAAGGCCGTGGAGGAGCTTGATACTCCGGAGAATGTACCAGCAGGCTTAAGCCCATTGATCTGGGAGAGGTTTCGTCTTGTCCGCAAAGCAAAAATAGAGAGTGAGCATAAG ataaaagtaaaagctctgACTATTGCTGAGATGCATGCGTTCCTACAGAAgaagagagatgaagagaacGCCGCTCTACAGGAAATTAAAAATCTCTCTGACGGACTTGAAAG TCTGCATAAGGAGAAGCACCGTTTCCTGATGGACATCATGGTCCAGGTCCTGCTCAAACAGGGCCAGGTGGAGGTGTCCACCACAGACCTGACTCCTGACTACACTGCCTCTGTGCTCCTTCACATGAGTGTGGTGGAGGACCTCAACAAAACCATCAGG ACGCTTGGAGAGCAGAAGGTCGCCTCCATGGTGGAGTGCAAAGACATCCGTAAGGGCTTCATCCAGCTGCAGTGGGAGGACAGGATGATGAGGATGCAAATAGAGGACCTCAACACCAAGGCGAGGGACATCCAAAAGTTAAGACTCTCTGAGAGGCAACGGGAA TATCTCAGCAAGACAGATCAAAACAGTCGCGTGTCCAAGCAAGTTTCCACTCTTGAGAAAGAGATGGATTTCCAGgaaaag ACTCATCTTAAATATGTGCAACATCGcataaaaaatatcaaacaaattAAAAGGCAGGCGGCAATGAAagccaagaaaaacaaaactgtagaGGAGCAGCTACCGGACATGCAGATGACCGTGGCAGAGAGGAGACACGTCTGTAAAGCAACAG CTTCAGAGGAAAATAAGGCGGCTAAAACAGAGGAGCGCTACAGGGAAATCGTTCAGAGGAAGAACTTGGCGGACTTTGCCAGAGAGCAGGCGGAGGATCTGGCTTTCCTCTGGGCAGAGGTCGAGCGTCTGAGGATGAAGAACTTTCCTTCGCTCGATCAGCTGAAACACAACTGA
- the sfr1 gene encoding swi5-dependent recombination DNA repair protein 1 homolog, with translation MEITPKAAKLKSVYSSPCDSVESSPCEYKEEKHHQKLSSSLKERLKRTRRSFTSPFSVAKRLCVDDEEYDGRQVSADSRDMVNNPPLIVPSVDVNRNEETSGSEKFSGASPKPTHPPSKGFKQQRDQLRKEVKDKAETLRRLKMVKMYRSKNDLTQLQTLINKWRSCAQAALYELQSDVPVDGRKASLSELIDLFGLDDGILHFDRTEEDFTT, from the exons ATGGAAATCACCCCTAAAGCTGCCAAATTAAAGTCTGTGTACTCATCACCGTGTGATTCAGTGGAGTCAAGCCCCTGTGAATACAAAGAGGAAAAG CATCATCAGAAGCTGAGCTCCTCGCTGAAGGAGAGGCTGAAGAGAACAAGGCGCTCCTTCACCTCGCCCTTCTCTGTGGCCAAACGCCTTTGTGTTGATGATGAGGAGTATGATGGCCGACAAGTTTCAGCAGATTCCCGGGACATGGTTAATAACCCTCCACTGATCGTGCCCAGTGTTGATGTAAACAGAAATGAAGAGACATCAGGGAGTGAGAAGTTTTCTGGAGCCAGTCCCAAACCAACACATCCTCCTTCCAAAGGCTTTAAACAACAACGAGACCAGCTGAGGAAGGAGGTTAAAGACAAGGCGGAGACTCTGCGCAGACTCAAGATGGTGAAAATGTACAGAAGCAAG AATGACTTAACGCAGCTCCAAACCCTGATTAACAAATGGAGGAGTTGTGCTCAGGCTGCACTGTATGAGCTCCAGTCAGACGTCCCTGTAGACGGACGAAAGGCCAGCCTGTCGGAACTGATTGACCTCTTTGGTTTGGATGATGGCATCCTGCATTTTGACCGCACAGAAGAGGACTTCACTACCTAA